A region from the Equus asinus isolate D_3611 breed Donkey chromosome 3, EquAss-T2T_v2, whole genome shotgun sequence genome encodes:
- the LOC123275606 gene encoding LOW QUALITY PROTEIN: olfactory receptor 2AE1-like (The sequence of the model RefSeq protein was modified relative to this genomic sequence to represent the inferred CDS: inserted 1 base in 1 codon): protein MVQEQFFPMVVEFGCSYSLLPRDGGRELHVLSSPPSGKMAAPSSVRLGEGQFFSQADLDSDQFCSLVSRGPRSLVADHVVERPSGGDREREIRQRNQTSPVDFILEGLFDDSLTHLFLFILTMVVFLIAASDNILTILLIFADSQLHTPMYFLLSQLSLMDQMHVSTTIPKMATNYLSGKKSISFVGCATQHFLYLSVGGAECLLLALMSYDRYVAICHPLHYTVLMNRKVGLMMALXVIHMVILTQFPFCGPQKIHHFYCEFPAVVKLVRGDITVYETTVHISSIILLLHPILLVSTSYAFILHSVIQIRSAGSKRNAFATCSSHLTVVSLWFGACMFSYMRPRSQRTPLQDKVGSVFYSIITPTLNPLIYTLWNKDVAKALRRVLGRDVITQRQQLQLS from the exons ATGGTACAGGAGCAGTTTTTTCctatggtggtagaattcggttgcagttacagcctgttgccacgagatgggggtcgagagctgcatgttctgagctctccgccttcgggcaagatggcggcgcccagcTCAGTtcgcctgggggaggggcagttttTCTCTCAGGccgatctggattcagatcagttctgttctctggtctcccggggccctag GAGTTTGGTTGCTGACCATGTTGTCGAACGGCCCTCAGGAGG ggacagagaaagggagaTACGGCAGAGGAATCAGACCTCTCCAGTAGACTTCATCCTTGAAGGGCTCTTTGATGACTCCCTCACTCAcctctttcttttcatcttgacCATGGTGGTCTTCCTGATTGCGGCGAGTGACAACATCCTCACCATTCTCCTCATATTTGCAGATTCCCAGCTTCATacacccatgtacttcctgctcagCCAGCTCTCCCTCATGGATCAGATGCATGTCTCCACAACCATCCCCAAGATGGCTACCAACTACCTATCTGGCAAGAAGTCCATCTCCTTTGTGGGCTGTGCCACCCAGCACTTCCTCTATTTGTCTGTGGGTGGTGCTGAGTGTCTTCTCCTAGCTCTGatgtcctatgaccgctatgttgcCATTTGTCATCCACTGCATTACACTGTTCTCATGAACAGAAAGGTGGGACTTATGATGGCTC GTGTCATTCACATGGTGATCTTGACGCAGTTCCCTTTCTGTGGGCCTCAAAAAATCCACCACTTCTACTGTGAGTTTCCAGCTGTTGTGAAGTTGGTACGTGGAGACATCACTGTCTATGAGACCACAGTGCACATCAGCAGCATCATCCTTCTCCTCCACCCCATCTTGCTGGTTTCTACATCCTATGCCTTCATCCTCCACAGTGTCATTCAGATTCGTTCAGCTGGGAGTAAGAGAAATGCCTTTGCCACTTGTAGCTCTCACCTCACTGTGGTTTCCCTCTGGTTTGGTGCCTGCATGTTCTCATATATGAGGCCCAGGTCCCAGCGTACCCCATTGCAAGACAAAGTTGGTTCTGTGTTCTATAGCATCATTACTCCCACACTGAATCCTTTGATTTATACTCTCTGGAACAAGGATGTAGCTAAAGCTCTGAGGAGAGTGCTGGGGAGAGATGTTATCACTCAAAGACAACAATTACAGTTGTCCTGA